TGGCGGCGCCCCGCCGCCTGTAGGGAAAGTGGTCCCCGATACAGGCGGTAATATTGAGGGAGAGGGCGCCTGCGGCCGCGCCGGTGACGGCCCGGAAGGCCACCAGCGAAGCATAGTCCCACGCCAGGCCGCACAGCAGGGTCGCAGCGGTGAATAAGATCAGCGCGGCGATGAGCATTCTCCTGCGTCCGGTCCGGTCCGACAACGGACCGATCGCGAAGGAGACCACGGCCGCGGCGATGGCATAAACTGAGACCAGCAGCCCGGCCCGGCCCGCGCCCATGCCGAAGGCGGCCATCAGGTCGGGCAGAAGTGGGGAGATCATCTGATTGTCGGCTACGGCCACGAACATGAGGCCGAACAATACCACGATCAGACGGTTGTTTCCTTCCCGGCTTTTCTCAGTCATCAGGGGTTCCTACTGAGATGCGTCACAGGTATGCGCCGTTGTGCATCCACGGTGTTGCTTCGTGCCATTCGAGCACCCGGTCCCGGATACCGGCCGCCAGCTCCGTGTCGTGGCGGGCGTCCCCCAGGTTGGACAACTGGTAGGGGTCAGACCGCAGATCGAAGAAGCATTCCCGGTCATCCAGCACTTTTCCGTTTTTCGGATCGACACGGATCCCGTAGGTGTGGGTCGGCGTGCGCAGTCCGATTTGTCCCAGGGAAGTCTCCACGAATACGCCCTCGTCTTCCAACGGACTGTTTTCACCCGATATCACCGACGCGAGATCGCACCCCTGAACATGGGCGGGTACGGAACCGCCGCAGAGGGAGAGCAAGGTGGGCATGACGTCGATGAGCTGGGCCGTCGTGGCCGCATCGACCCGGGGGTTCAGGCGGCCCGGCGCGTGAAAGACCAGCGGGACGCGGATGGACTCTTCGATCAGGCGGCCCTTGTTGAACAGGTGGTGGCTGCCGAGGTTGTCGCCGTGATCGGAGAGGAAAACGACGATGGTGTTTTCCGCGAGGTGGTACGCCTTGAGGAAATGCATGAGGCGTCCGACCATGTCGTCCACCCAGGTCGTCATGCCGTAATACAGGGCGATCAGGTGCCGCAGATCGAATCCGGGGGGCAGCTTGCGCGTGAACGGCAGGTCTTTTTCGTAGAAGAGAAAGTCCCACAGGTAGACCTTGAACCAATGTTCGTTGTATGGCAGCCGGCCGTCCCGGTAGACGTTGGGCCGCAGGGGGATATCGGCGGGGTCGTACATATCCAGGTACGTTTCGGGCGCGTCCATGAGAGGCATGTGGGGTGGAGAAATGCTGTAGTAGAGGAAAAAGGGATTCGCCTGGTTTTCGCGGTCTCTCAGGTAGCCCCCGACCTGGTCCGATTCGAAGCGGACGCTGAATCCTTCCACCAGGAACTCCTCACCGTCGTTCTCCACGAAGGACTGACCGCTGTGCCGGTGGTGGACGCGAGGGTACAGGCTGTAGTCGAACCCCAGCGTTCCGGGCGCGGAGTGGATGTGCCATTTCCCGATCAGCGCCGTATCGTATCCGAGGGTCTTGAACATCTCGGGCAGCGTCGGAGCAGGCAGGTGGGGTCGGCCGGCTGCCGGATACTCGGGCATCGTCGTGGATCCATCCGCCATCCGCTCCGCGAAGTTGCCCAGCGCGCCCATGCAGGTCCGGCTGTACTGGCCCGACAGGAGACAGGACCTGGCGGGCATGCAGACGGGGTTGTTGCTCACCGCCGTTTCGAATCGCACGCCTTCTGTGGCGAGCCGGTCCAGGTGGGGCGTCCGGACGACTTCGTTTCCGTAGCATCCCACTTCAAATGCGCGCAGCTGGTCGCAGATGCAGAGGATGACGTTCGGACGGGAAGGGATTGCGGAGCCGGTCACGATGAACTCCGTTGCGGTAGGGTCAGAGCAGGAGCCGGATCGCCATGACGACCAGTACCACGTTCAGGACCACGCGGATCAGCCCCTCGCCCCGCTTGACGGTGAAATGCGCGCCGATCCATCCGCCGGCTGTCGTGCCCACGGCCAGGGCGGCTCCGAGCAGCCAGAGTACCTGTCCTTTGTCCGCGAAGATGGCCAGCGCGACCAGGGTGTAGATACCGACGATGAATACCTTGAAGGCGTTTACGCGGACGAGGTCGAGGCCGACGACCCGATAGAGCACCGCCATGAGAAAGAACCCGACCCCGGCCTGGATGAACCCGCCGTAGAACCCCACCGCGACCATCAGGACGTGCCCCAGGAGGAGTCGCTTCGGCTTCTCGGTAGTCTCCGCGTCACGCTGTTTCCTGCTCATGAGGATCAGCAGCAGGATCATCAGGCCGCCGAGGATCCTGTTGAAGAGCTCGCCGCTGACCTGGGTCCCCAGGTACGCCCCCAACGCCGCCCCCGGCACCGCGCAGAGCGCGAGGGTCAGCATGGTGCGCAGCTCCGCATACCCTTGCTTGAAGAAGCTGGTGACGGCCGATGCGTTCTGGGCGACGATGGCCACGCGGTTGGTGCCGTTGGCCACGTTTCCTGGCAGGCCCAGGAAGATGAGCACGGGGAGGGCCAGGAGCGAGCCGCCGCCTGCCATGACGTTCAGGAATCCCGAAAGGACGCCCACGCCGGCGAGCAGGAACAGCTGCCAGAGTTCGAATTCCATGGCGCCTAACCCGGGACCGGCGCGTCGTCGCGTATCAGCCCGTCCGACTTGAGCTCTGCCCAGAGGTCGGCAGGTATGGGATGCTGGTAGTTAGTCAGGTTTGATTCGACGTACTCGGGCCGGACCGCGCCGGGAATGACGGACGCGACCGCCGGGTGGAACAACGGGAACTGGAGGGCGGCCGCGGCGAGGGGCACGCCGTGACGCTCGCAAACGGCCTGTATGCGACGGGTTTTCTCCATGATTTCGGGCGTCGCGGGAAAGTAACCGTAGGTCGATGTCTCCGTGGGTCCCGTGACCAGGATGCCGGAGGCGAAGACGGCGCCGATCACGATGCCGATGCCGTCCTCCACGCACCGGGGCAGTTCCAGGTCCAGCGCGTCCTGGTCCAGGAGCGTGTAAGGCATGGCGACGATAAAGAAATCCAGGGGCATCAGGTCCAGGAAGCGCAGCATCATCCCGGTCTTGTTCAGGCCGGCGCCCACGCCCTTGATGTCGCCCGAGGCCTTGAGTTCCGCCAGCGCGCGCCAGCCGCTGGTGAACAGCTGGTGCAGGTAGGCCTGGATCTGCGGCTCGTTGTGGTAGAAGGGGTCGAGGTCGTGGATCAGCAACAGGTCGATGCGGTGGATCCCGAAGCGGATCAGGCTGTCCTCGTAGGATCGCATGATCCCGTCGTAGCTGTAGTCGTAGACATGGTCGAAGGGCAGCCCGCCGCACCAGAAACCCTGATCGAAGCGCTTCAGGTCCCGCGTCGCCTTGAAAACGCGGCCGACCTTGGTGGACACTACGTAGGAGCCGTGGCTTTTCTGTCGTAGCAGCTCACCCAGCCTCAATTCGCTCTTGCCGTACCCGTACCAGGGCGACGTGTCGTAGTAGCGGATCCCGGCACTCCAGGCCGCGCGCAGCGTGGCGCGGGACTTCGCGTCCGTGACGGGCTGAAAGAGATCTCCCAGCGGCGCGCTGCCGAAACCCAGCTCGGTCACATAGGCGTCCGTGGTACCCAGTTGTCTCGCGGCAATCGGCATGCTGTTTTCCTTTCTGTGAATACCGCCGTCAGGGCTCTACTTTCCCTCGAAGAGGGTGGCGGTTGCATATTATGCGAATCCTGTCTGGAATCCTGTATAGAGTAATCGTTCAGGCATTTCGTGTCACCCGTTTTATGGCGTCTGTGCCGGGACGAAACCGTTGACAGCCCCACGCCGATTCCGTATGATGCACCAGCGACTCCATCACGTAATCCAACCCGTCGTCCAAGGGACACGCCAGTTGTTCCGAATCGATCAGTCCGCGGCCAGACTGAGAAAGGCAGCGCGAATGCGTCCGGTGGTTCCCTTGCTCCTGCTCGGTGCGTTCGTCGTCCTCATCACCCTTTCCGTCCTCGCGCTGCCGGTTGGCGGCCAAAAGGAAGCCGGCGGGACGGAACGGCATGTCAACTCCTTCGGCGTGACACTGCCTCCTGACGCGGCGGCGCCGGAACACCAGGTCCTCACCCAGTTTGCGCCCGACAACCGGTATCTCGACCGGGGCACGTCCACCTACAAGCAGGCATGGGGCGTGGGCCTGGTCGCCGAGCCGCTCGCCCGCGTGGACCGCAACTTCAACCTGCACCCGGCCGGCGCCACCTCCTGGAAACTGTCCGATGACGGACTGACCTGGACGTACAATATCCGCAAAGGGATGATCTTCGCCGACGGCCATCCGCTCACGGCCCGCGACTACGAGGCCACCTTCCGCCGCTGGGCAAATCCCGATACGGGGTTCGAATTCGAATGGTACTTCCGGGCTATAAGGAACTGGACCGACATCGTGGGACGACGCCTTCCGCTCGACTCCCTCGGAGTGAAGGCCCACGACGACTACACCGTGTCGTTCACCACGGATCGCCCCGCGCCCTACCTGCCGCTCCTGCTGGCCAAGAGCTGGGTGTCCCCGACCCACCTGTTCGACAAGTACGGACCCGAATGGGCGACTCGTCCCGAAACCCATTTCGGAAGCGGACCCTACCGCCTGGTCGAGTGGATCAAGGGCGACCGCATCGTGCTGGGCATCAACCACAACTACCGTGGACCGATAGAACCCATGCTGGAACGCGTCGTGGCCCGGCTGTTCAACCTTGCCGTACCGCCCCAGTTCCTCTCGGCCTACGAAGCGGGCGAGGTGGACTATGTTCCCCTGACCAACCAGGCCGAGATCAACCGGATCAAGGCGGATCCTGTCTTGAGCAAACAACTCAATGCCTACACGGATTTCGCCACGTATTACCTGATGCTGGACACCTATAATCCGCCCTTCGACGACATCCGCGTGCGCAAGGCCTTCGCCCATGCCATCGATGTCGACGCCATCATGAAGTCGGCCATGCGGGACGTGGGCGTTCCGGCCTCTTCCATGCTGCCCCCCGGATTTCCGGGTTCAAACTCGGAGGAACTGGCCCCCTTTCAACGGTTCGATCCCGTACTCG
Above is a genomic segment from Gemmatimonadota bacterium containing:
- a CDS encoding sulfatase-like hydrolase/transferase codes for the protein MVTGSAIPSRPNVILCICDQLRAFEVGCYGNEVVRTPHLDRLATEGVRFETAVSNNPVCMPARSCLLSGQYSRTCMGALGNFAERMADGSTTMPEYPAAGRPHLPAPTLPEMFKTLGYDTALIGKWHIHSAPGTLGFDYSLYPRVHHRHSGQSFVENDGEEFLVEGFSVRFESDQVGGYLRDRENQANPFFLYYSISPPHMPLMDAPETYLDMYDPADIPLRPNVYRDGRLPYNEHWFKVYLWDFLFYEKDLPFTRKLPPGFDLRHLIALYYGMTTWVDDMVGRLMHFLKAYHLAENTIVVFLSDHGDNLGSHHLFNKGRLIEESIRVPLVFHAPGRLNPRVDAATTAQLIDVMPTLLSLCGGSVPAHVQGCDLASVISGENSPLEDEGVFVETSLGQIGLRTPTHTYGIRVDPKNGKVLDDRECFFDLRSDPYQLSNLGDARHDTELAAGIRDRVLEWHEATPWMHNGAYL
- a CDS encoding sulfite exporter TauE/SafE family protein, with the translated sequence MEFELWQLFLLAGVGVLSGFLNVMAGGGSLLALPVLIFLGLPGNVANGTNRVAIVAQNASAVTSFFKQGYAELRTMLTLALCAVPGAALGAYLGTQVSGELFNRILGGLMILLLILMSRKQRDAETTEKPKRLLLGHVLMVAVGFYGGFIQAGVGFFLMAVLYRVVGLDLVRVNAFKVFIVGIYTLVALAIFADKGQVLWLLGAALAVGTTAGGWIGAHFTVKRGEGLIRVVLNVVLVVMAIRLLL
- a CDS encoding aldo/keto reductase encodes the protein MPIAARQLGTTDAYVTELGFGSAPLGDLFQPVTDAKSRATLRAAWSAGIRYYDTSPWYGYGKSELRLGELLRQKSHGSYVVSTKVGRVFKATRDLKRFDQGFWCGGLPFDHVYDYSYDGIMRSYEDSLIRFGIHRIDLLLIHDLDPFYHNEPQIQAYLHQLFTSGWRALAELKASGDIKGVGAGLNKTGMMLRFLDLMPLDFFIVAMPYTLLDQDALDLELPRCVEDGIGIVIGAVFASGILVTGPTETSTYGYFPATPEIMEKTRRIQAVCERHGVPLAAAALQFPLFHPAVASVIPGAVRPEYVESNLTNYQHPIPADLWAELKSDGLIRDDAPVPG
- a CDS encoding peptide ABC transporter substrate-binding protein; protein product: MMHQRLHHVIQPVVQGTRQLFRIDQSAARLRKAARMRPVVPLLLLGAFVVLITLSVLALPVGGQKEAGGTERHVNSFGVTLPPDAAAPEHQVLTQFAPDNRYLDRGTSTYKQAWGVGLVAEPLARVDRNFNLHPAGATSWKLSDDGLTWTYNIRKGMIFADGHPLTARDYEATFRRWANPDTGFEFEWYFRAIRNWTDIVGRRLPLDSLGVKAHDDYTVSFTTDRPAPYLPLLLAKSWVSPTHLFDKYGPEWATRPETHFGSGPYRLVEWIKGDRIVLGINHNYRGPIEPMLERVVARLFNLAVPPQFLSAYEAGEVDYVPLTNQAEINRIKADPVLSKQLNAYTDFATYYLMLDTYNPPFDDIRVRKAFAHAIDVDAIMKSAMRDVGVPASSMLPPGFPGSNSEELAPFQRFDPVLARQYLAEAGYPGGRGFPEVNIWLRAEAANIRIAAEAVQAMLNQHLGLDVGVRNVERKVYADAMSARELTLGMVPYQYDFIDAGNLLTIWMSNGRHAWHNDRFEQLVLQANELVGDPERRMAMYREAERILVDEAGGIFLWYIRINQMWKPFIRGDALEPNKWGYRAWRGELMSNLQTELYITKDVLKDPTKNQPEPFRFWQWLTGDD